In Excalfactoria chinensis isolate bCotChi1 chromosome 5, bCotChi1.hap2, whole genome shotgun sequence, a single genomic region encodes these proteins:
- the LOC140252555 gene encoding acyl-coenzyme A thioesterase 1-like, whose translation MAVQVTVLPSPRCLFDDPVQIRVTGLLPRQAVTLRACLLDEGGELFQAHARYRAGDSGELDLTSCPALGGSYSGVEPMGLLWSLQSKTPHKRLAKRNVMTPFCVDLEVYEGHGDMSQLLGKCTHERYFLGEGVKRISVREGRLRATLFLPPGPGPFPGLIDLYGSGGGLVEYRASLLASRGFVTLALAYMAFEDLPAMPEILELDYFREAIDFLQKQQQVKDCGIGVLGLSKGADLALSMATFLPGIKAAVSISGSGFNSFIPLRGDGFTIPAHPYDLGRMKTSEESGLIDFSDVLVDHRDPATWDSRIPVEKSLAKFLFLSGLDDKNWKSDLYCQDAVQRLHQCGRKVEFCSYSGAGHLLEPPYLPLCQSSIHRVFGVFIQWGGQWREHARAQEDAWHRIQAFFWKHLMNSDIPKSNL comes from the exons ATGGCGGTGCAGGTGACCGTTCTGCCTTCTCCCAGGTGTCTGTTCGACGACCCCGTTCAGATCCGTGTGACCGGACTCCTCCCGCGGCAGGCAGTCACACTCAGAGCCTGCCTTCTGGATGAGGGTGGGGAGCTCTTCCAAGCCCACGCTCGCTACAGGGCTGGCGACAGTGGGGAGCTTGATCTGACCAGCTGCCCAGCGCTGGGGGGCAGCTATTCTGGAGTGGAGCCCATGGGATTGCTGTGGTCTCTGCAGTCCAAAACGCCACATAAGCGGCTGGCAAAGAGGAACGTCATGACCCCTTTCTGTGTAGACTTGGAAGTGTATGAGGGGCATGGGGACATGAGCCAGTTGCTGGGAAAATGCACCCATGAGCGGTATTTTTTAGGAGAGGGAGTGAAGAGGATTTCAGTCAGAGAAGGTCGGCTTAGAGCaactctcttcctccctcctg GACCTGGACCATTCCCTGGTCTTATCGATTTGTATGGATCTGGAGGAGGACTTGTTGAATACAGAGCAAGCCTTCTGGCTAGCAGAGGCTTTGTGACTCTAGCCCTGGCTTACATGGCCTTTGAAGATCTTCCTGCTATGCCAGAGATTCTCGAACTGGATTATTTTCGGGAGGCTATAGACTttttgcagaagcagcagcag GTGAAAGATTGTGGAATTGGTGTTTTGGGCTTGTCTAAAGGAGCTGATCTAGCCCTTTCCATGGCCACATTTCTACCTGGCATCAAGGCAGCTGTCAGCATATCTGGAAGTGGCTTTAATTCTTTCATTCCCCTAAGGGGAGATGGCTTCACTATTCCTGCCCACCCATACGACTTGGGGAGAATGAAGACCAGTGAGGAGTCTGGTCTTATAGATTTTTCGGATGTCCTCGTTGATCACAGAGACCCAGCGACTTGGGATAGTCGCATTCCCGTGGAGAAGTCCTTGGCCAAGTTCCTCTTCCTGTCAGGGCTGGATGATAAGAACTGGAAAAGTGACCTCTACTGCCAGGATGCTGTTCAGCGCCTTCATCAGTGTGGACGGAAGGTGGAGTTTTGCTCCTATTCCGGAGCAGGGCATCTCTTGGAGCCGCCATACCTGCCTCTGTGCCAGTCTTCAATCCACAGAGTGTTTGGGGTGTTTATACAGTGGGGAGGGCAGTGGAGGGAGCATGCCAGAGCACAAGAAGATGCCTGGCACAGGATACAGGCCTTTTTCTGGAAACACCTGATGAACTCAGACATTCCTAAGAGCAATCTGTAG